ATGGTAACTAGTAGTATCTTTGTTGCAATCTATCCTAATTACAATCATGAACACGGAGATCAAAAGATCCTGAACCTGAAAGTTGCATTTTGTTTTTCACAGAGATATATCCCCTTTCTAATACCTTTTTCAGTAAACGATCCAGAAGAATCTGAACTATGTACCAGCAATTCCGCGTTGATTCCAGCTGACCAGAAATCGCTAACACGCCCGCAGCTCAGTCGCTGGCGTCGGAGGCCGGAGCGAAGCTCCCGGCGAAGAGGAGCCCGTCGaggccccgcgccgccgcgtcagccGCCGGGCGCACGGAGCGCGGGACGCCGTCGTAGGAGGTGGAGGCCAGCACCAGGGCGGCGCCCGCCACGAACACCGCGTAGGCCCCGAGCACCTGCGCGAGCTGCCGCTGTGGCCGcggctccgcccccgccgccgccgcccccgccgccggccaatATGTGGGGGCGAGGAGAATGGGGGAcccagccagcagcagcagcgcgtggAACCCCGTCCACCGGAGCCGCGCGGGGGAGCGGTCGACGCGCGGCgctgcccgcgccgccgccgcgggcagcgcgacggccgtgcggcggtggcggcggcggcggccacccaTGGAGAGGAGGACTTTGGCGCAGCCAAGaagcaggaggagcaggagggcgATGGCCCGCACCTTGCCGCACGCGGCGGGGAGGCCGACGAGGGCGGTCGCGGCGAGCAGCACGGCGTGCGCGCCGTTCCTCcggttggccgccgccgccgcggcgttccCCTCGCGGtggacgtcggcgtcggcccgcgccgcctcctgcgccgtcgtcgccatccaATCCCTCTGAGACCGCGCTCTGTCTCCCTCTGCAATCAGCCTTTTGTAGTGTGGGTAGTGGAAGACGAAGGCTAGACGGTAAGCTCTTCTAgtctagaagaagaagaacaggaggaggaaggaggaggaagaagaagaagaataagcagcagcagcaggtgctgAAATAGTCAAATCAagaatattccctccatcctttaaaaaaaaaaaatccttagtTTCGatatccaacgtttaaccgtccgttttattttaaaaaactataaaaaattaaaaagacaaatcacgcataaagtattaatcatgttttatcataaaacaataataaaaatattgattataaaaaaaattcatataaaacggacagtcaaacgttgcaCACAGAAACCCAGagtttgtctttctttttttttg
The Oryza glaberrima chromosome 8, OglaRS2, whole genome shotgun sequence DNA segment above includes these coding regions:
- the LOC127782917 gene encoding uncharacterized protein LOC127782917, with translation MATTAQEAARADADVHREGNAAAAAANRRNGAHAVLLAATALVGLPAACGKVRAIALLLLLLLGCAKVLLSMGGRRRRHRRTAVALPAAAARAAPRVDRSPARLRWTGFHALLLLAGSPILLAPTYWPAAGAAAAGAEPRPQRQLAQVLGAYAVFVAGAALVLASTSYDGVPRSVRPAADAAARGLDGLLFAGSFAPASDASD